In the Eremothecium cymbalariae DBVPG#7215 chromosome 7, complete sequence genome, one interval contains:
- the HAP4 gene encoding transcription factor HAP4 (similar to Ashbya gossypii ABL047W), giving the protein MAKPVPIQPGPLHHNVMIAPNLHGGKKQDAVSSGLTIRTSRHWVLPPRPKPGRKPSCLVGNCRNGAVVASTCAKGGGGDAVGGVDDGKGHSVCVSQASVEPSGRTGDVGGSGTGSETSNGNGGGKKSAAKKPKTKIVLRKEIQQLKLENTKLKKELGRLVGSLQDLKRKCSSPTAVVGSDSKSRHSNRNEEWGKKRGFVEDTTEAFLKFEDDEDDGDNGDGDGEGEDDDDDEDDDGLVSVDDTVLVSSSSLSQQQQPALTTVRLAQALSYSSRTNLTDEEEVGSTPSSLFSSDLHGLSVVSTTTTSTTLPMGVGGGNTNPIQSPPLYDGNGSPSPSTSSSKPAQPRGQQQQSNARPFPVDSITFLDDYELSEFCNKHHDMLLGNYQSSLPEDHQRLTKSNTELDSIKEEDYHASKILDSTQQDMDSTSILRFLKTHINGQQSSCFEDDDDDELYVVRSTAAAADDDRNGWVMVDDDCVDVVVKSKSDYFMPPSLEELMEEQDDCDRDSKLLGPVSSGDLAGLSLGNH; this is encoded by the coding sequence ATGGCAAAGCCGGTACCGATCCAACCTGGGCCTTTGCATCATAATGTGATGATTGCTCCTAATTTGCATGGTGGGAAGAAGCAGGATGCGGTTTCGTCAGGTCTGACTATTCGAACTTCACGTCACTGGGTTCTTCCCCCGCGTCCGAAACCTGGGCGGAAGCCTAGTTGTTTGGTTGGGAATTGTCGGAACGGTGCTGTGGTGGCTTCTACTTGTGCCAAGGGCGGCGGCGGTGATGCTGTAGGTGGTGTGGACGATGGTAAAGGGCATTCTGTTTGTGTGTCGCAGGCGTCGGTGGAACCCAGTGGGAGGACCGGTGATGTGGGGGGTAGTGGTACGGGATCGGAGACGTCTAACGGTAATGGCGGCGGTAAGAAGTCAGCTGCGAAAAAGCCCAAGACTAAAATAGTATTACGGAAAGAAATCCAGCAGCTTAAATTGGAGAATACAAAGCTTAAGAAGGAACTGGGGCGTCTTGTGGGTAGTCTTCAGGATTTGAAACGCAAGTGTTCGTCACCTACTGCGGTTGTGGGGAGTGATAGCAAGAGTAGGCACAGTAACAGGAATGAAGAGTGGGGGAAAAAGCGtggttttgttgaagatacTACGGAAgcttttttgaagtttgaggatgatgaggatgatggtGATAATGGCGATGGCGATGGGGAGGGTGAGgatgacgacgacgacgaagatgatgacggtTTGGTTTCTGTAGATGATACAGTATTggtttcttcatcatcgttgtctcagcaacagcagccgGCACTTACTACCGTCCGCCTGGCGCAAGCTTTGTCTTATAGTTCCCGTACGAATCTGacagatgaagaggaggTTGGATCTACACCGTCGTCCTTGTTTTCAAGTGATCTTCACGGTCTTTCTGTTGTGTCGACGACTACCACGAGTACCACACTTCCCATGGGTGTTGGAGGTGGTAATACGAACCCAATTCAGTCTCCTCCCCTATATGATGGTAACGGTAGTCCTTCTCCATCgacttcttcatccaaaCCTGCACAACCACGAggacagcagcagcagagcAACGCTAGGCCTTTTCCGGTTGACTCGATAACATTTTTGGATGATTATGAACTTTCAGAGTTCTGCAACAAGCATCATGATATGCTTTTGGGTAACTATCAGTCTTCTCTTCCGGAAGATCATCAACGATTAACCAAAAGCAATACCGAATTAGATTCTATTAAGGAAGAAGACTATCatgcttcaaaaattctCGATAGTACGCAACAAGATATGGACAGTACAAGTATATTACGTTTTCTAAAAACACATATTAATGGCCAACAAAGTAGCTgctttgaagatgatgatgacgatgaattATATGTTGTTCGTTCAACtgcggctgctgctgatgatgatcgCAATGGTTGGGTGAtggttgatgatgattgTGTCGATGTTGTAGTCAAGTCCAAATCAGATTATTTTATGCCGCCTTCCTTAGAGGAATTGATGGAAGAGCAGGACGACTGTGATCGTGATTCAAAACTTCTGGGTCCTGTAAGCAGCGGCGATTTAGCGGGTCTCAGTTTAGGAAACCATTGA
- the CTF13 gene encoding Ctf13p (similar to Ashbya gossypii ABL046C), translated as MFDVQQFLSLPIDTRLEVYKQLNGHFTLLDPLSSSSSAVLLPSSKIENYNTEQSELQIERFRGYIAHYEYIPYFINSWVRYSSWLRYDCVVLDYLRLNHQYESGLTKLHWIDLDDGVAHIGVFDSRDDMLQVWYNVEEYRRWVLSPPFGAVPSYRGDIDTMNEVEKSWTAMHLDTGVVGEIKKLLLGLVRNQELLDSVRSVTLTQEEFIAQEQTGDVINYVVSQLDAFRYLRCVKIRSKLLFGKLVNLKGSRDNPGTTIGYSVRKRIRELHITGLYNGIPTCDLTKWENCVTIRLQHLTGIVDLNGFLMPKNLRCLILKNVQILKWWEFQELEKMVQTSDNIIIERHDLTSYQAGMNLDEKNNECNAGFERRKVRLVNRLVIEQEVYFKMENLLLPKFQNINHLVLQYVGQFIGKLVVPGRLYHNRRLKTFACGPVELMVV; from the coding sequence ATGTTCGACGTCCAGCAATTTCTGTCCCTTCCAATTGATACACGGCTTGAAGTTTACAAGCAATTAAATGGCCATTTCACATTATTAGATCCTTtgtcgtcgtcgtcgtctGCCGTTTTATTACCATCATCGAAGATTGAAAACTATAATACAGAACAGTCAGAGCTTCAAATTGAACGTTTTAGGGGTTATATAGCCCACTATGAATATATACCGTACTTTATAAACAGTTGGGTACGGTATTCTTCATGGCTTCGTTATGATTGTGTGGTATTAGACTACTTAAGATTGAACCATCAATATGAATCTGGACTTACGAAGTTGCATTGGATAGATTTGGATGATGGAGTAGCGCATATTGGAGTTTTTGATAGCCGTGATGATATGCTGCAGGTGTGGTATAATGTTGAGGAGTATCGTCGTTGGGTTTTGTCTCCTCCGTTTGGAGCGGTACCAAGCTACAGAGGTGATATTGATACCATGAATGAGGTAGAGAAGTCGTGGACAGCTATGCATCTGGATACGGGTGTTGTAGGGGAGATAAAAAAGCTTTTACTGGGCTTGGTGCGAAACCAGGAGCTGTTAGACTCTGTTAGATCAGTGACCCTAACACAAGAGGAGTTCATTGCACAAGAGCAAACTGGCGATGTCATTAACTATGTGGTGTCGCAGTTGGATGCATTTAGGTACTTGAGGTGTGTTAAAATCCGTTCCAAGTTGTTATTCGGAAAGCTGGTTAACTTGAAGGGCAGTAGAGATAACCCCGGAACCACCATCGGGTATAGCGTGCGTAAACGTATACGTGAACTACACATCACCGGGCTATATAACGGTATTCCAACATGCGATCTTACAAAGTGGGAAAATTGCGTCACGATAAGACTACAGCACCTTACAGGGATAGTTGATTTGAACGGATTTTTGATGCCAAAAAACTTGCGCTGTTTGATACTCAAGAATGTTCAAATTCTAAAGTGGTGGGAGTTTcaagaattggaaaaaatGGTTCAAACATCAGACAACATAATTATAGAAAGGCATGACTTAACTTCCTATCAAGCTGGCATGAATCTAGATGAGAAGAATAATGAATGCAATGCAGGGTTTGAACGTAGAAAAGTGCGACTTGTGAATCGGTTGGTCATTGAACAAGAggtatattttaaaatggAAAATTTACTATTACCAAAATTTCAGAACATAAACCACCTTGTCTTACAATATGTGGGTCAATTTATAGGCAAATTAGTAGTTCCTGGTAGGTTGTACCACAATAGACGGCTTAAAACATTTGCATGTGGACCTGTTGAGCTAATGGTAGTCTGA
- the MTG1 gene encoding putative GTPase MTG1 (similar to Ashbya gossypii ABL048W), with product MSQRFVPRVSFPKYNFALSDFKGHQQKALQRINMLLPQQNLFLELRDSRAPLSTRNVLFDQLAMYHRIPKLIIYTKRDQCPPSTIAALNRWHAENSEQFMMLDCRRRADVHNLLHIFKSKYNSLCTENESAGGILPLGYRILIAGMPNVGKSTLINSLTTLLDNNGDTADPQKRKKVARTGSHPGITRSVSESIKISNYRFGIYLYDTPGVSLPARISNSNRMLALSLCGCVSPNLIDPYIQADYLLYLINLQITPSDKYADTYKKYTNGKPTNDINQILAGISNRLNISSETTAAIYWINSLLRQRQKKHKNKKIDKSAHNQHLLLSFDLETVLCSNGDSDNTFSYKKHVQNELKPLQPMNQDSSSRSATLARNSNQLFS from the coding sequence ATGTCGCAGAGGTTTGTCCCAAGGGTTTCGTTTCCGAAATATAACTTTGCGTTGTCTGATTTCAAAGGCCATCAACAAAAGGCTTTACAGCGTATCAATATGCTGCTACCGCAACAAAACTTATTTCTGGAACTGCGAGATAGCAGAGCACCGCTGAGCACCAGAAACGTTCTTTTTGATCAATTAGCCATGTATCATCGAATCCCCAAGCTGATAATATACACAAAACGCGATCAATGTCCTCCGAGCACCATCGCTGCCCTGAATAGATGGCATGCTGAGAATTCCGAACAATTCATGATGTTGGACTGTCGCCGTCGCGCTGATGTACACAACCTACTTCACATCTTCAAATCGAAATACAACTCCCTCTGCACGGAAAACGAGTCCGCTGGGGGTATTTTACCATTAGGATATCGAATTCTCATCGCTGGCATGCCAAACGTGGGTAAATCTACTCTGATAAACTCTCTTACGACGCTTCTCGATAATAACGGTGATACTGCTGATCCgcagaaaaggaaaaaggtGGCCAGAACTGGCTCCCATCCAGGAATCACCCGTTCGGTCAGCgaatcaattaaaatatcaaactATAGATTCGGCATCTACCTATATGACACCCCGGGTGTCTCCCTCCCAGCAAGAATTTCAAACTCGAACCGCATGCTGGCACTCTCGCTATGTGGGTGCGTCAGCCCAAATCTTATTGACCCCTACATCCAAGCTGACTACCTATTGTACCTAATAAACCTCCAAATAACCCCCTCCGACAAGTATGCTGATACttataaaaaatatacaaacGGGAAACCAACAAACGATATAAACCAAATACTAGCAGGAATCTCCAACCGCTTGAATATTTCAAGCGAAACTACTGCTGCGATATACTGGATAAATTCCCTGCTGCGTCAGCGACAGAAGAAgcacaagaacaagaaaattGATAAATCCGCCCATAACCAGCATCTGTTACTGTCGTTCGATCTAGAAACTGTGCTATGCTCGAACGGCGACAGCGACAACACATTTTCATATAAAAAACATGTACAAAATGAACTAAAACCATTGCAACCTATGAATCAGGACTCTTCTTCACGTTCTGCTACCCTGGCCAGGAACAGTAATCAACTATTTTCATGA
- the ATP25 gene encoding Atp25p (similar to Ashbya gossypii ABL050W): MLRLTRGYILPSRRLFLCATAVSFRSSIRISFYSTKNGDDAADPPKSSAPKPWYLQQTSNESRIDTSSPFIGQVQLPKTAVPTTITSITAYLRDKLGMTDIVCFKTSESHRPSVKSGYIIICSAKSNRHGARSVVELMKFVKTEYDVLPTKEGGISAQEMRKRYRRIQRRGTLSTASVMNGTDSDWYLVDCKVRDSEGGIYVHILTTGRREELNLEELYCTQEEKQLYIKTPKTSDDTISFDSDDDNVLAGLKRLALKNSRRYYSTSASASPGSSLLYDTLSVQDYDAANEAGGELRDVVKALGDLSQNTAINTTKWIEIFESRWPFVDLTETHWQLRWEFYEMLFLNKLNKCYTALDNGVSSLCEPFSELRRSVDDLLKHFSLKQSMNGVLTREELLSMLDVINAQIDVSKSFKNMHFVPNEMVVVLLNHYRHNNADIFTDEGVLLRILQSMDNSQAKPYVSYEFINFIVNSGSDTRNVILLCIEIFSKNKDWKKLLSLIFNRSSPTHCADPEVWTALLESVVENGDQHIISTLLDKGYLLWLKRHKLHVKGHDRLNAALTELFRKAGVITNRHQDLCKYLLN, translated from the coding sequence ATGCTAAGGCTTACTCGTGGTTATATACTGCCTTCTAGGAGGTTGTTTTTATGTGCTACCGCCGTTTCCTTTCGTTCCAGCATCAGAATATCATTTTATTCTACAAAAAACGGCGATGATGCTGCTGATCCGCCCAAATCCTCGGCTCCCAAACCGTGGTATTTGCAACAGACCTCCAACGAATCCAGAATTGATACTTCATCTCCATTTATTGGTCAGGTGCAGCTACCGAAGACCGCCGTACCAACGACTATTACCAGCATAACGGCGTATCTTCGGGATAAACTGGGTATGACAGACATTGTGTGTTTCAAGACTTCGGAATCACATAGGCCTAGTGTTAAATCaggttatattattatatgttCGGCTAAATCGAATAGGCATGGTGCACGTAGTGTGGTTGAGTTGATGAAGTTTGTGAAAACGGAATATGATGTCTTGCCAACGAAGGAGGGTGGGATCTCAGCACAAGAAATGAGAAAGAGGTATAGGCGTATTCAAAGGCGGGGGACCCTATCCACTGCTAGTGTTATGAATGGTACTGATAGTGACTGGTATTTGGTAGATTGTAAAGTGAGGGATAGTGAGGGCGGCATATATGTCCATATACTGACGACGGGGCGACGGGAGGAATTGAATCTCGAGGAGCTATATTGCACACAGGAGGAAAAACAACTTTACATAAAAACGCCGAAAACTAGTGATGACACTATTTCCTTTGATTCTGATGACGATAACGTACTTGCTGGGCTGAAGAGATTggcattgaagaattctAGAAGGTATTATTCAACCAGTGCTTCTGCCAGTCCCGGTTCTAGTTTATTATATGATACTTTATCTGTGCAGGATTATGATGCGGCTAACGAGGCTGGAGGTGAGCTCCGAGATGTCGTGAAGGCATTGGGGGATTTATCCCAAAACACTGCTATTAATACAACAAAATGGATCGAGATATTTGAATCGCGTTGGCCCTTTGTTGATTTAACAGAGACTCATTGGCAGTTGAGATGGGAATTTTACGAAATGCTCTTTTTGAATAAGCTTAATAAGTGCTATACAGCCCTAGATAATGGTGTGAGTTCACTGTGCGAACCTTTTTCAGAGTTACGGCGCAGTGTTGATGATCTATTaaaacatttttctttgaagcaGTCAATGAATGGCGTGCTAACTCGAGAAGAGCTTCTTTCGATGTTAGATGTTATAAACGCACAAATTGACGTCTCTAAAAGTTTCAAAAACATGCATTTCGTGCCCAATGAAATGGTTGTAGTATTGCTGAACCATTATCGGCATAATAATGCTGATATCTTTACTGACGAGGGGGTTTTATTGCGTATATTGCAAAGCATGGATAATTCACAAGCAAAGCCATATGTCTCCTATGAgtttattaattttattgtAAATTCAGGATCTGATACCCGCAATGTGATACTCCTGTGCATTGAaatcttttcaaagaatAAAGACTGGAAGAAACTGCTAAGCTTAATTTTCAATCGTTCCTCTCCAACTCACTGTGCCGACCCGGAGGTCTGGACAGCACTATTAGAATCTGTGGTTGAGAATGGTGACCAGCACATTATAAGCACACTGTTAGACAAGGGGTATCTCTTGTGGCTGAAGCGCCACAAATTACATGTCAAGGGTCATGATAGACTGAATGCGGCGCTTACTGAGCTGTTCCGCAAGGCCGGAGTTATCACCAACAGGCATCAGGACCTGTGTAAATATCTATTAAACTAG
- the KTI12 gene encoding Kti12p (similar to Ashbya gossypii ABL049C), translating into MPLILFTGFPSSGKTSYARELQKLLQEKVNSDPALSSYSVIYHSDATLGIKHSDYTSSHSEKCARSKIISVVKRDLSRTNILIIDSLNYIKGFRYQLHCEVKNISTTYCVVHCLAARDKIAEWNAQREDNWDVNLLQELIQRYEEPNPATRWDSPLFSVISGEDKLQDVVNADGMLKALFPQLYRERVDRDAEKILQGLKPSNATILKPAAQANLVQVLDSETQTVVRQIMEHLRSNVVSGHVRVIVSACKDINHPDCHYVELPNDKISMAQLQRIRRQFVQMNRLRNMEKDRIVPLFTAYLNANLENGL; encoded by the coding sequence atgcctCTGATTCTATTTACTGGGTTCCCATCAAGTGGGAAGACAAGTTATGCGAGGGAGCTTCAGAAGTTATTGCAAGAAAAGGTAAACTCAGATCCCGCGCTTTCAAGTTATTCTGTAATATATCATTCGGACGCTACATTAGGAATAAAACACTCAGATTATACTTCCTCACACTCCGAAAAATGTGCTCGATCTAAAATCATTTCTGTGGTTAAACGTGATCTTTCTCgtaccaatattttaatCATTGACTCCCTTAACTATATCAAGGGATTTCGTTATCAGTTGCACTGCGAGGTAAAGAATATTAGTACGACGTATTGTGTGGTACACTGTCTTGCTGCTCGTGATAAAATTGCAGAATGGAACGCTCAACGTGAGGATAACTGGGATGTGAATTTGCTTCAGGAATTAATCCAGCGGTATGAAGAACCCAACCCAGCAACAAGATGGGATTCGCCGCTATTTTCTGTTATTTCAGGCGAAGATAAATTACAAGATGTAGTAAATGCAGATGGTATGCTGAAAGCTCTTTTCCCGCAGCTCTACCGAGAGCGGGTAGATAGAGATGCTGAAAAGATTCTCCAGGGACTTAAGCCGAGTAATGCTACCATATTAAAGCCCGCAGCACAGGCAAACCTTGTTCAGGTTCTAGACTCTGAAACGCAAACGGTGGTTCGGCAGATTATGGAACATTTACGGTCTAATGTTGTTAGCGGACATGTTAGAGTCATCGTATCAGCTTGCAAGGATATTAATCACCCGGATTGTCACTACGTTGAGCTTCCCAATGATAAAATTAGCATGGCACAATTACAAAGAATTAGAAGACAATTTGTACAAATGAACAGGCTTAGAAATATGGAAAAGGATCGAATTGTCCCATTATTTACGGCATACCTGAATGCCAACCTAGAAAATGGCCTCTGA
- the SLD2 gene encoding Sld2p (similar to Ashbya gossypii ABL045W), whose protein sequence is MHQFSSGYTEELKVQLKRWEHQFLKQNGRSPIKEDIRAHPDIKNKYKQYAKLKHYQAKKPKLTRSPSKVSHLTPQKRVDAELGPTPQIYGKVLSLFEMNISPRANVVIAAPSPTKNEAVAETLIGTVQLEEAQSVKRQLTFSMTPTSSPVKSPSLGTTMPRLPSPDSSRDSGYYGPNSPVKFDNDLTLKLSKTPVRLKASQPITCGSPSPLLKKPAKSLSQLAKEHQEILHEMSAANQDGVVRNLGDILEQKAKDDNCSTVDNLNYAKKRRRNVIRPALQTIDEEIQPKRNIHEQLAKLKQKALNEFNGVESDTSSDDGDTKIVEKKPKSNRKRKYNTVTNNFRRLKLPTKNRNTKWRRR, encoded by the coding sequence ATGCATCAATTTTCTAGTGGATACACTGAAGAACTGAAGGTTCAATTGAAAAGATGGGAGCATCAGTTTCTAAAGCAAAACGGGAGATCGCCTATTAAGGAAGACATCAGAGCTCATccagatattaaaaataaatacaaGCAATATGCTAAATTGAAACATTATCAGGCGAAGAAACCAAAACTGACCAGATCGCCAAGTAAGGTTTCACATCTGACACCTCAGAAGCGTGTAGACGCCGAGTTAGGGCCAACGCCTCAGATATATGGTAAAGTGCTGAGTTTATTTGAGATGAACATATCACCAAGAGCAAATGTTGTGATTGCAGCTCCGTCTCCTACTAAAAATGAAGCTGTTGCTGAAACGCTGATAGGGACTGTACAGTTGGAGGAAGCGCAATCAGTGAAAAGACAATTGACTTTTTCGATGACACCTACTTCATCCCCGGTTAAAAGTCCATCTTTAGGAACAACTATGCCTAGGTTGCCATCCCCTGATAGCTCCAGGGATAGCGGCTATTATGGACCCAATTCTCCAGTAAAGTTTGACAATGATCTTACGCTAAAGTTATCAAAAACACCCGTACGATTGAAGGCTTCACAACCTATCACCTGTGGAAGTCCTTCGCCATTGCTAAAGAAGCCGGCTAAAAGCTTGTCCCAATTGGCGAAGGAGCATCAGGAAATATTGCATGAGATGAGTGCAGCAAACCAGGATGGCGTCGTACGCAATCTGGGTGATATCTTAGAGCAGAAGGCGAAGGATGATAATTGTAGCACGGTAGATAATCTGAATTATGCCaagaaaaggagaagaaacGTAATACGACCTGCTTTACAAACGATTGATGAGGAGATACAACCGAAGAGGAATATCCATGAACAGTTAGCCAAATTGAAGCAAAAAGCGTTAAATGAGTTCAATGGCGTAGAATCCGATACGAGTAGCGATGATGGGGACACGAAGATAGTTGAAAAGAAACCCAAATCAAATAGGAAAAGGAAGTATAATACAGTCACCAACAACTTCAGAAGGCTCAAGTTGCCCACTAAGAATCGTAATACCAAATGGAGACGTAGATAG